One segment of Halomarina pelagica DNA contains the following:
- a CDS encoding Ldh family oxidoreductase: MEVDRERAVAVAADVFRTRGIGDADAELTAEVLVSADARGKHSHGLLRLPRFVRGIEHGNVDPDGDIRVVAERGGAGTIDGGSRLGPVVASEAAVEAMDRADEYGIGTVGVRNSNHLGMLGYYTDRIRTEGYVGVAITNTEPAMPPYGGTEAILGTNPIAIGLPTDPAFNLDMSTSAVARGTVLYRQETGENLPEGAALGPDGEPTTDPASALDGTILPFGGAKGSGLTIAIEVLAGGLVGAAMGRDVTGTYHTEDPCTKGDLFVAIDPAAMGVPNFPDQASAFLRELKRSEPAAGVEEIRLPGERSIERDRTATVVEIEDDLWAEIARPADAV; encoded by the coding sequence ATGGAGGTCGATCGAGAACGCGCCGTCGCCGTCGCCGCCGATGTCTTTCGAACGCGCGGGATCGGGGACGCCGACGCGGAACTCACGGCCGAAGTCCTCGTGAGCGCCGACGCTCGCGGCAAGCACTCACACGGATTGCTCCGCCTGCCGCGGTTCGTTCGAGGTATCGAGCACGGCAACGTCGATCCCGACGGCGACATCCGGGTGGTCGCAGAGCGTGGCGGCGCGGGAACGATCGACGGCGGCTCCCGGCTGGGACCGGTCGTTGCGAGCGAGGCCGCCGTCGAAGCGATGGATCGAGCGGACGAGTACGGGATCGGTACTGTCGGCGTCCGCAACTCGAACCACCTGGGGATGCTCGGTTACTACACGGACCGGATCAGGACCGAGGGATACGTGGGGGTGGCGATCACGAACACTGAACCGGCGATGCCCCCTTACGGCGGTACGGAGGCGATCCTCGGGACGAACCCCATCGCGATCGGCCTGCCCACGGATCCCGCCTTCAACCTCGACATGTCGACGTCCGCCGTCGCGCGAGGGACCGTCCTCTACAGGCAGGAGACGGGCGAGAACCTCCCGGAGGGTGCCGCGCTGGGTCCGGACGGCGAACCGACGACCGATCCGGCGAGCGCACTCGACGGAACGATCCTCCCGTTCGGCGGCGCGAAGGGCTCCGGGTTGACGATCGCGATCGAGGTGTTGGCAGGCGGACTCGTCGGCGCGGCGATGGGGCGCGACGTCACGGGAACCTACCACACCGAGGACCCGTGCACGAAGGGCGATCTGTTCGTCGCCATCGACCCGGCGGCGATGGGCGTACCGAACTTCCCCGACCAGGCGAGCGCGTTCCTGCGGGAACTCAAGCGATCAGAGCCGGCGGCCGGCGTCGAGGAGATCCGTCTGCCGGGTGAGCGCTCGATCGAACGCGACCGGACCGCCACCGTCGTCGAGATAGAGGACGACCTCTGGGCGGAGATCGCGCGACCCGCCGACGCGGTGTAG
- a CDS encoding UxaA family hydrolase: MSEFLGYERDDGSIGIRNHVPIIATAPYANDTVERAADIVENTIPITHPLGRCQTKPDVFQTYRTLLGYATHPNTYGAVVVAHAGEIVDGDELADDVAETGRPSESVNVHREKGVMNALKATVDAAQGMVRDASAQRRVPADMSNLTFGINCATSDTTSGLCQHKATAGAAWRLIDEHGGRGVFAETPEFFGGERELAERADSQEVEQKILDRVEWWDQRLQATGYDVRGAQPTPDNMDGGLTTIEEKSLGALVKSGDGPIQDIVDYGAKIPDESGMYIMDTPGHGAESVTGIGAGGAHFMIISTGQGHTLSNAVMPTIKITGNPGSAERVPEETDVDVSEALVGEQSFDWATDQLWEEIEEVVNGKLTMSEALGESQFAIHRIGPST, from the coding sequence ATGAGCGAATTCCTCGGCTACGAACGCGACGACGGCAGCATCGGCATTCGAAACCACGTCCCCATCATTGCGACGGCTCCCTACGCCAACGACACGGTCGAACGGGCGGCGGACATCGTCGAGAACACGATTCCGATCACGCACCCGCTCGGTCGCTGTCAGACCAAGCCCGACGTCTTCCAGACCTACCGAACCCTCCTGGGGTACGCCACCCATCCCAACACCTACGGGGCGGTCGTGGTCGCCCACGCCGGCGAGATCGTCGACGGCGACGAACTGGCGGACGACGTGGCCGAGACGGGACGACCGAGCGAATCCGTCAACGTCCACCGCGAGAAGGGCGTCATGAACGCCCTGAAGGCGACTGTCGACGCCGCCCAGGGGATGGTCCGGGACGCCAGCGCCCAACGGCGGGTCCCCGCCGACATGTCGAACCTCACGTTCGGCATCAACTGTGCGACCTCCGACACCACGAGCGGGCTGTGCCAGCACAAGGCGACGGCCGGCGCGGCGTGGCGACTCATCGACGAGCACGGCGGACGCGGCGTCTTCGCCGAGACGCCGGAGTTCTTCGGCGGCGAGCGCGAACTCGCCGAACGCGCGGACAGCCAGGAGGTCGAACAGAAGATCCTCGACCGCGTCGAGTGGTGGGATCAGCGCCTGCAGGCCACGGGCTACGACGTGCGGGGTGCACAGCCGACGCCCGACAACATGGACGGCGGCCTCACGACGATCGAGGAGAAGTCGCTGGGCGCGCTCGTCAAGTCCGGTGACGGCCCCATCCAGGACATCGTCGACTACGGCGCGAAGATCCCGGACGAGTCGGGGATGTACATCATGGACACGCCGGGCCACGGTGCCGAGTCCGTCACCGGTATCGGCGCGGGCGGTGCGCACTTCATGATCATCTCGACGGGCCAGGGACACACGCTCTCGAACGCCGTCATGCCCACGATCAAGATTACCGGGAACCCGGGGAGCGCCGAGCGCGTTCCCGAGGAGACCGACGTCGACGTGAGCGAGGCGCTCGTGGGCGAGCAGTCGTTCGACTGGGCGACCGATCAGTTGTGGGAGGAGATCGAGGAGGTCGTCAACGGGAAGCTGACGATGAGCGAGGCGCTGGGTGAGAGCCAGTTCGCCATCCACCGCATCGGCCCGTCGACGTGA
- a CDS encoding UxaA family hydrolase, with protein sequence MADKYIQVVQPTDNVATALRALEAGEAVTVAVGDEERTVEVNEDVRFGHKIAIEEVGTGDTVTKYGKSIGNAIERIAPGDWVHVHNVESNYGRGDIAGENRAEAIHE encoded by the coding sequence ATGGCCGACAAGTACATACAGGTCGTCCAGCCGACGGACAACGTCGCGACCGCGTTGCGCGCTCTCGAAGCAGGAGAGGCGGTTACCGTCGCGGTCGGCGACGAGGAACGCACCGTCGAGGTGAACGAGGACGTGAGGTTCGGACACAAGATCGCGATCGAAGAGGTCGGGACCGGCGACACGGTCACGAAGTACGGCAAGAGCATCGGGAACGCCATCGAGCGGATCGCTCCCGGCGACTGGGTGCACGTCCACAACGTGGAGTCGAACTACGGTCGCGGGGACATCGCCGGCGAGAATCGGGCGGAAGCCATCCACGAGTGA
- a CDS encoding YeiH family protein, which yields MARRTPTTAVLPGLAVLPGLAVITVVGVAARELGASVPYLSPLVLATAVGALLANTTGTPGWARPGIDRHKLLLETGIVLLGARLTVGQLVETGAVVFALAAGVVVLGVLFTEVIAGRVLGVPRRPRSLLAAGASVCGVSAVLAVAGSIDVDEADVAYAVATILLFDAVTLLVYPAVGDVLGVTGKQFGIWVGLSLFSTGPAVAVGFAVSELAGQWATVTKLVRNAFIGLVAVGYAIRYATASGETPGIGQLRSRFPKFLFGFLAVVAIANVASPSDAALSAIGTTGDWLFTLAFAGLGFEIELRSLRATGLRPVMLVFAHLLTVSALALGAVLLLF from the coding sequence ATGGCACGGAGAACCCCCACGACCGCCGTCCTCCCGGGGCTCGCGGTGCTTCCGGGACTCGCGGTCATCACCGTCGTCGGGGTCGCGGCGCGAGAACTGGGGGCGTCCGTTCCGTACCTGAGTCCGCTCGTCCTCGCGACCGCCGTCGGCGCGCTCCTCGCGAACACGACCGGGACCCCCGGGTGGGCCCGTCCCGGGATCGACCGACACAAGCTCCTGCTGGAGACGGGGATCGTCCTCCTCGGTGCCCGCCTGACGGTCGGGCAGCTGGTCGAGACCGGGGCGGTCGTGTTCGCCCTGGCCGCGGGAGTCGTCGTCCTCGGCGTGCTGTTCACGGAGGTGATCGCGGGACGCGTCCTCGGCGTCCCGCGCCGGCCTCGGTCGCTGTTGGCGGCGGGGGCGAGCGTCTGCGGCGTCTCGGCGGTGCTGGCCGTCGCCGGGAGCATCGACGTCGACGAGGCGGACGTCGCGTACGCCGTCGCGACGATTCTCCTGTTCGACGCCGTCACGCTACTCGTCTACCCCGCCGTGGGGGACGTGCTGGGCGTAACCGGGAAGCAGTTCGGCATCTGGGTCGGGCTCAGCCTGTTCAGCACCGGGCCGGCGGTGGCCGTCGGCTTCGCCGTCTCCGAACTCGCCGGGCAGTGGGCGACCGTCACGAAGCTCGTTCGAAACGCGTTCATCGGACTGGTCGCGGTCGGCTACGCGATTCGGTACGCGACGGCGTCGGGCGAGACGCCGGGGATCGGACAGCTCCGGAGCCGGTTTCCGAAGTTCCTGTTCGGCTTTCTCGCCGTCGTGGCGATCGCGAACGTCGCGTCGCCGTCCGACGCCGCGCTCTCCGCCATCGGGACGACGGGCGACTGGTTGTTCACGCTCGCCTTCGCCGGTCTCGGGTTCGAGATCGAACTGCGGAGCCTCCGCGCGACGGGCCTTCGACCGGTGATGCTGGTGTTCGCTCACCTCCTCACCGTCAGCGCGCTCGCGCTCGGAGCGGTCCTGCTCCTCTTCTGA
- a CDS encoding carbohydrate ABC transporter permease — MTDTVDHAGGSPGDPSDGSVSGVRSRLRRYRELRLTEEELATALLTPVVCFLLLISFYPIVDTVWGSFHQGYVLEMEPTTFVGLENYEAVLSSGSFWNALQVSLIYTFVSVPIELVIGLGMALLLNRAFTGKYVVQAAILFPWALPTVINAKIWAWMLHGQYGVVNDLLIRLGVLQEPYAFLAHPDVALASMTLITIWKTSSFMALILLAGLSGIPDHLYEAVRMDGASRWRQFRDITLPLLKPTILVALIFRTLPAFQAFGLPYGLTGGGPAEATTTLVLYDQQLTFTQLAFGRGSAVATIITLIALVISLLYVGTLYEPEVR; from the coding sequence ATGACTGACACAGTAGACCACGCCGGCGGGTCCCCCGGCGATCCGTCCGATGGATCCGTCTCGGGAGTGCGGTCGCGCTTGCGGCGGTACCGCGAACTCAGGCTGACGGAAGAGGAACTCGCGACGGCGCTCCTGACGCCCGTCGTCTGCTTCCTGCTCCTGATCTCGTTCTACCCCATCGTCGACACGGTGTGGGGGAGCTTCCACCAGGGGTACGTCCTCGAGATGGAACCGACGACGTTCGTCGGCCTCGAGAACTACGAGGCGGTCCTCTCGAGCGGGAGCTTCTGGAACGCGCTGCAGGTGAGCCTCATCTACACGTTCGTGAGCGTCCCGATCGAACTCGTCATCGGGCTGGGTATGGCCCTGTTGCTGAACCGCGCGTTCACCGGGAAGTACGTCGTCCAGGCCGCCATCCTGTTCCCGTGGGCGCTCCCGACCGTCATCAACGCGAAGATCTGGGCGTGGATGCTCCACGGGCAGTACGGCGTCGTCAACGACCTGCTGATCCGGCTGGGCGTGCTCCAGGAACCCTACGCGTTCCTCGCCCATCCCGACGTCGCGCTCGCGTCGATGACCCTCATCACCATCTGGAAGACGAGTTCGTTCATGGCGCTGATCCTGTTGGCCGGTCTGTCCGGGATCCCGGACCACCTCTACGAGGCGGTACGGATGGACGGGGCGTCGAGGTGGCGGCAGTTCCGAGACATCACGCTCCCGCTGCTGAAGCCGACGATCCTCGTCGCGCTCATCTTCCGCACCCTCCCCGCCTTCCAGGCGTTCGGTCTCCCCTACGGACTGACCGGCGGCGGCCCGGCCGAGGCGACGACGACGCTCGTGCTGTACGACCAGCAGTTGACGTTCACCCAGCTTGCGTTCGGGCGCGGCTCCGCGGTGGCGACCATCATCACGCTCATCGCACTGGTCATCTCGCTGCTCTACGTCGGCACGCTCTACGAACCGGAGGTGCGCTGA
- a CDS encoding carbohydrate ABC transporter permease has product MSTRSGRFAFDVESFQWVGKKLGFYGSLFVLTLVSMFPVIWMFVTSIKQPANVVQFPVHYLPQNPTLENYATALSQAPFLRYLVNSAIVAGGTAIVDVVLGALAGYALSRLRFQYKLHVLLLILGTAMLPYISRLIPLFSLARSWGLLNDYLGLIVPYSAFQLPFAVWIFQAYFKELPDSLEEAGLMDGLSRIGVLFRIILPVSAPAMATTAIIVFIYAWNEFLFALTFMTQDQMRTITVGIALYQGQYQYPWGTISAAVFMSIVPLMLFMLFFQQRVVEGLTAGTGKA; this is encoded by the coding sequence GTGAGCACCCGGAGCGGACGCTTCGCGTTCGACGTCGAGTCGTTCCAGTGGGTCGGAAAGAAGCTCGGCTTCTACGGCTCGCTCTTCGTCCTCACGCTCGTGTCGATGTTCCCGGTCATCTGGATGTTCGTCACCTCCATCAAGCAGCCGGCGAACGTCGTCCAGTTTCCCGTCCACTACCTCCCGCAGAACCCGACGCTCGAGAACTACGCCACCGCGCTCTCGCAGGCCCCGTTCCTGCGATACCTCGTCAACAGCGCCATCGTCGCGGGCGGGACGGCGATCGTCGACGTCGTACTGGGCGCGCTCGCGGGCTACGCGCTCTCCAGATTGCGGTTCCAGTACAAGCTCCACGTCCTCCTGCTCATTCTGGGTACCGCCATGCTGCCGTACATCTCGCGTCTCATCCCGCTGTTCTCGCTGGCGCGGTCGTGGGGCCTCCTCAACGATTACCTCGGCCTCATCGTCCCGTACTCCGCGTTCCAGCTCCCGTTCGCCGTCTGGATCTTCCAGGCGTACTTCAAGGAACTCCCCGACTCCCTCGAGGAGGCCGGGCTGATGGACGGGCTGTCGCGGATCGGCGTCCTGTTTCGCATCATCCTCCCCGTCTCCGCACCCGCGATGGCGACGACCGCCATCATCGTCTTCATCTACGCGTGGAACGAGTTCCTCTTCGCGCTCACGTTCATGACGCAGGATCAGATGCGGACGATCACCGTCGGGATCGCCCTGTACCAGGGCCAGTATCAGTACCCCTGGGGGACCATCTCCGCGGCGGTGTTCATGTCCATCGTCCCGCTGATGCTGTTCATGCTCTTCTTCCAGCAACGTGTCGTCGAGGGGCTCACCGCCGGTACCGGGAAGGCCTGA
- a CDS encoding C-terminal binding protein: MLSDVAEVIELTRDVGESSDDARDLLSRADAVINLRYDLDAEAIAAMDDVQVIARYGIGVDNVDTEAAAERAIPVTNVPTYCLEEVATHALALVLALGREVVRYDRSVSDGGWDRSVGAPVHRFSTRTVGVVGYGAIGREVGTRAAALGADVLASDPFLGEADVADDPATLVTFDELLERADFVTVHSPLTEGTRGMIDADAFARMKDSAYLVNVARGPIVDRDALVDALESEAIAGAGLDVFPDEPPTADDPLRGHDRVVTTPHVAWYSEEANEERRRTVARIVARVLTGGDPYNVVNGVE, translated from the coding sequence GTGTTGAGCGACGTCGCCGAAGTGATCGAACTGACGCGCGACGTCGGCGAATCGTCCGACGACGCCCGAGACCTCCTCTCTCGCGCCGACGCGGTCATCAACCTCCGGTACGACCTCGACGCCGAGGCGATCGCCGCGATGGATGACGTCCAGGTCATCGCCAGGTACGGCATCGGCGTCGACAACGTCGACACGGAGGCGGCCGCGGAACGCGCCATTCCGGTCACGAACGTCCCGACGTACTGCCTGGAGGAGGTAGCGACCCACGCACTCGCGCTCGTGCTCGCGCTCGGGAGGGAGGTGGTCCGCTACGACCGCTCCGTCTCCGACGGCGGGTGGGATCGATCCGTCGGCGCACCCGTCCACCGGTTCTCGACGCGAACGGTCGGCGTCGTGGGGTACGGCGCGATCGGGCGCGAGGTCGGAACGCGGGCGGCGGCGCTCGGCGCTGACGTCCTCGCGAGCGATCCGTTCCTCGGCGAGGCGGACGTCGCGGACGACCCGGCGACGCTGGTCACGTTCGACGAACTGCTCGAACGGGCGGACTTCGTCACCGTCCACTCGCCGCTGACCGAGGGGACCCGCGGGATGATCGACGCCGACGCGTTCGCACGGATGAAGGACTCGGCGTACCTCGTGAACGTCGCGCGGGGCCCCATCGTCGACCGCGACGCGCTCGTAGACGCCCTCGAATCGGAGGCGATCGCTGGCGCGGGCCTCGACGTCTTCCCGGACGAACCGCCGACCGCGGACGATCCCCTGCGCGGTCACGACCGCGTCGTCACCACGCCGCACGTCGCCTGGTACTCCGAGGAGGCCAACGAAGAGCGCCGGCGGACGGTGGCGCGCATCGTAGCGCGCGTCCTCACGGGTGGGGACCCGTACAACGTGGTCAACGGCGTCGAGTGA
- a CDS encoding mandelate racemase/muconate lactonizing enzyme family protein, with protein sequence MTHDREPDYRIAQGGGVPWRDLAREETHRPPERDVEITDVKTMAIAGNFTWGIVKVETDADVYGLGETFRAEAALDMAERMAIDLEGENPLDIDRITGLLEQRYTGCGRIGQAAFTGIETALWDIKGKLFDVPVYELLGGKYRDEIKIYCDTHGGESLGAAASRDPTDVYTPESYARAAREVVDEGFEALKFDLDVPTHREYDQAARRMDNAALEHKVSLVEAVRDEIGYDVDLGMDLHWNFTVETAVRLGKKLERFDLAWLEDPVPPEKWDAQKRVTRKLDVPVLTGENLVTVDQFNKAACEGIMDIAAPDVNKCGGLGEYVKIATVCDLYGIPIASHNISSPVGTVAGAHVSAAIPNFVCMEWHSRDVPWWNEFAVRTGERGPILEEGYVDVPEGPGLGIEIDRDLAEEYLTDGSELIV encoded by the coding sequence ATGACGCACGATCGAGAACCGGACTACCGTATCGCACAGGGGGGCGGCGTCCCCTGGCGTGACCTGGCGCGGGAGGAGACCCACCGACCGCCCGAACGAGACGTCGAGATCACCGACGTGAAGACGATGGCGATCGCGGGCAACTTCACGTGGGGTATCGTCAAGGTGGAGACCGACGCCGACGTCTACGGGCTCGGCGAGACGTTCCGGGCCGAGGCCGCCCTCGACATGGCCGAGCGGATGGCGATCGACCTCGAAGGCGAGAACCCGCTCGACATCGACCGCATCACGGGCCTGCTCGAACAGCGCTACACCGGCTGCGGTCGCATCGGCCAGGCCGCGTTCACGGGCATCGAGACGGCGCTGTGGGACATCAAGGGGAAGCTGTTCGACGTCCCCGTCTACGAACTGCTCGGCGGGAAGTACCGCGACGAGATCAAGATCTACTGCGACACCCACGGCGGGGAGTCGCTCGGGGCGGCGGCGTCACGCGACCCGACGGACGTCTACACGCCGGAGTCGTACGCCCGCGCCGCCCGTGAGGTGGTCGACGAGGGGTTCGAGGCGCTGAAGTTCGACCTCGACGTGCCGACCCACCGCGAGTACGACCAGGCCGCCCGGCGCATGGACAACGCGGCGCTCGAACACAAGGTGTCGCTCGTCGAAGCGGTCCGCGACGAGATCGGCTACGACGTCGACCTCGGGATGGACCTCCACTGGAACTTCACCGTCGAGACGGCCGTGCGCCTCGGGAAGAAACTCGAGCGGTTCGACCTCGCGTGGCTCGAGGATCCCGTCCCGCCGGAGAAGTGGGACGCCCAGAAGCGCGTCACGCGAAAGCTCGACGTGCCGGTGTTGACGGGCGAGAACCTCGTGACGGTCGATCAGTTCAACAAGGCCGCCTGCGAGGGCATCATGGACATCGCCGCCCCCGACGTGAACAAGTGCGGCGGCCTCGGCGAGTACGTGAAGATCGCGACCGTCTGTGACCTCTACGGCATCCCCATCGCCTCGCACAACATCTCCAGTCCCGTCGGCACCGTCGCGGGCGCACACGTCTCCGCGGCCATCCCTAACTTCGTCTGCATGGAGTGGCACTCGCGGGACGTCCCGTGGTGGAACGAGTTCGCCGTCCGCACCGGCGAGCGCGGCCCGATTCTGGAAGAGGGCTACGTCGACGTTCCCGAGGGGCCGGGCCTGGGGATCGAGATCGATCGCGACCTCGCCGAGGAGTACCTGACCGACGGCTCGGAACTGATCGTCTGA
- the yicI gene encoding alpha-xylosidase, which yields MTSERITVAAVEDYAVDRDSVSLECATDGPPTATSRTVPVTLEFYDRRTFRFELRANPEVRSPRVHPAFEEDAIEGDVDLAVSEDEGDLVIDTGVLRVVVGLDEWGFRVEADGETVFREQRDDLDVFARQRVEPLGFTQEEINHNPRRVVETGTAFGLAPDEKLYGLGEQFVEFDRRGREFDLWHEEPLGTETPRAYKNVPFHLSTRGYGMLVDTTARVSYDLGKTSTASATVSVADDAFAFVFLYGPRFTDVIESYTALTGRPNRPPKWSFGTWMSRLGYESREQLEEITARLRDEEIPCDVVHLDPFWMRERCSTDLEWDTEQFPEPAGMIEQLHEGGFRLSLWEHPHVPVGTDAFEEGASGGYFVTDGTGKPYVMDHTCQGDYRGALVDFTNPDAVEWWKAKHRRLLEMGVDVFKTDYGEYVPEDAVFDNGTTGAVMHNLYPYRYNEAVYETVGEVKGRDQALVWGRSAWTGSQRFPMHWGGDPQTTWNGMAAALRGGLSASLSGIAYWSHDIGGFRGTPTDALYARWAQFGLLSSNARCHGTTPREPWAFGEDVVEIFREYARLRYSLLPYLYTYAEIAARTGLPVVRPLVLEYQDDPTTHRLDTQYLVGTDLLVAPVFEAEGSRDVYLPAGEWIDVRTDERHEGERTVTVETPLDTMPIFVRAGSVIPEREPTETVRPGTPDDLTFRATLDATGEARGRFYDEDGDALIDVRVATADGTLTVELGDVTADRVTVAVTFATNHSVPDAVTVGDQRLERVAASPASGEWTVDDGRATVSV from the coding sequence ATGACGAGCGAACGGATCACGGTCGCCGCCGTCGAGGACTACGCCGTCGACCGCGACAGCGTCTCTCTGGAGTGTGCGACGGACGGGCCGCCGACGGCGACGTCGCGGACGGTTCCCGTGACCCTCGAGTTCTACGATCGCCGGACGTTCCGCTTCGAACTGCGCGCGAACCCCGAGGTTCGGTCCCCTCGTGTCCATCCCGCATTCGAGGAGGACGCCATCGAGGGGGACGTCGACCTCGCCGTCTCGGAGGACGAGGGCGACCTCGTCATCGACACCGGCGTCCTCCGGGTCGTCGTCGGTCTGGACGAGTGGGGGTTCCGCGTCGAGGCCGACGGCGAGACGGTGTTCCGCGAGCAGCGCGACGACCTCGACGTGTTCGCCCGTCAGCGCGTCGAACCGCTCGGGTTCACCCAGGAGGAGATCAACCACAACCCGCGTCGCGTCGTCGAGACGGGAACGGCCTTCGGACTCGCCCCCGACGAGAAGCTCTACGGACTGGGCGAACAGTTCGTTGAGTTCGACCGGCGCGGGCGCGAGTTCGACCTCTGGCACGAGGAACCGCTCGGCACCGAGACGCCGCGGGCGTACAAGAACGTCCCCTTCCACCTCTCGACGAGGGGGTACGGGATGCTCGTCGACACGACCGCTCGCGTCAGCTACGACCTCGGGAAGACGTCCACGGCGAGCGCGACCGTCTCGGTGGCCGACGACGCGTTCGCCTTCGTCTTCCTCTACGGCCCTCGATTCACGGACGTCATCGAGTCCTACACTGCCCTCACCGGCCGGCCGAACCGACCGCCGAAGTGGAGCTTCGGCACCTGGATGTCGCGGCTGGGCTACGAGTCCCGCGAACAACTGGAGGAGATCACCGCCCGTCTACGTGACGAGGAGATCCCCTGCGACGTCGTCCACCTCGATCCGTTCTGGATGCGCGAGCGCTGCTCGACCGATCTGGAGTGGGACACCGAGCAGTTCCCCGAACCGGCGGGCATGATCGAGCAACTCCACGAGGGGGGCTTTCGCCTCTCGCTCTGGGAGCACCCCCACGTCCCCGTCGGGACGGACGCCTTCGAGGAGGGCGCGAGCGGTGGGTACTTCGTGACCGACGGGACGGGCAAGCCCTACGTGATGGACCACACCTGTCAGGGGGACTACCGCGGCGCGCTCGTCGATTTCACGAACCCTGACGCCGTCGAGTGGTGGAAGGCGAAGCACCGCCGACTACTCGAGATGGGCGTCGACGTGTTCAAGACCGATTACGGCGAGTACGTCCCCGAGGACGCCGTCTTCGACAACGGAACGACCGGCGCGGTGATGCACAACCTCTACCCGTACCGCTACAACGAGGCCGTCTACGAGACGGTCGGCGAGGTCAAGGGGCGCGACCAGGCGCTCGTCTGGGGTCGCTCGGCCTGGACGGGGAGCCAGCGCTTCCCGATGCACTGGGGCGGCGATCCGCAGACCACGTGGAACGGGATGGCAGCCGCGTTGCGTGGCGGGCTCTCCGCCTCGCTGTCGGGGATCGCTTACTGGAGCCACGACATCGGCGGCTTTCGGGGCACGCCGACGGACGCGCTCTACGCGCGCTGGGCGCAGTTCGGCCTCCTCTCGAGCAACGCCCGCTGTCACGGGACGACGCCGCGCGAACCCTGGGCGTTCGGGGAGGACGTCGTCGAGATATTCCGCGAGTACGCCCGTCTGCGCTACTCCCTGCTCCCGTATCTCTACACGTACGCCGAGATAGCCGCCCGCACCGGCCTGCCCGTGGTACGGCCACTGGTACTCGAGTACCAGGACGACCCGACCACGCACCGTCTCGACACCCAGTACCTCGTCGGAACGGATCTGCTGGTCGCGCCGGTCTTCGAGGCGGAGGGGTCCCGCGACGTCTACCTGCCGGCAGGTGAGTGGATCGACGTCCGGACCGACGAGCGACACGAGGGCGAACGGACCGTCACCGTCGAGACGCCGCTCGACACGATGCCGATCTTCGTGCGCGCGGGGAGCGTGATCCCGGAGCGCGAACCGACCGAGACCGTCCGTCCGGGGACGCCGGACGATCTCACGTTCCGTGCGACGCTCGATGCGACCGGCGAGGCTCGCGGGCGATTCTACGACGAGGACGGTGACGCCCTCATCGACGTGCGCGTCGCGACAGCCGACGGGACCCTCACCGTCGAACTCGGCGACGTCACCGCGGACCGAGTGACCGTCGCGGTGACGTTCGCGACGAACCACTCCGTCCCCGACGCCGTGACGGTCGGGGATCAACGCTTGGAGCGCGTCGCCGCCTCTCCGGCTAGCGGCGAGTGGACCGTCGACGACGGCCGTGCGACCGTCTCCGTATAG